One Polaribacter sp. SA4-12 genomic window carries:
- a CDS encoding helix-turn-helix and ligand-binding sensor domain-containing protein, with protein MYRIIFLFLLISFSSIAQELPPIKTYTAKDYKAENQNWAISQSENKFIYVANNKGLLEFNGAIWQLYPTPNETIMRSVKVLGDKIYTGFYMDFGFWKKNDYGELVFNSIVKKQHIQMLEDEQIWSILEIDGWVLFKSLERIYLYNLETNEVKIINSEFRLYILSKVNDVIYFQEGNKGVFKIENGVPKLVSDHQILKENIIVEIFKKEGKLLFLTQKSGFFYLEGNELSKWETPSESILKNVTVYSAKLLKNNDYALGTISDGFIYLNSDGAVNYQITQGSGLNNNTLLSVFEDNDSNIWLGLDNGINCINSNSPFRIYNKKSDFIGTVYSSIVFEGNLYLGTNQGLFYRNNESKDSFKLIENTQGQVWSLDIIDNSLFCGHDSGTFLIDKNKSKLIFNKQGTWRLKQIDENKIIQGCYDGLYILEKKNNTWRLRNKIAGFNNSSKYFVNYDSNKFFVNHEYKGVFKLTLDQDYRKVVAISKEESLAKGLHSCLISYQDKILYSSKRGVFLYDKKKDVFIRDNIYSQLISEDNFISGELAFNKSNNMLWSFSKEDIKYLIPGKLSDKPTIKSIPVSASMPRATYGYENIIHIENEKYLIGTSNGYVLVNLNNLNGPGGFNVEINNVNNFIFDNPKTKVNLSLKKKFSSNENNFQFFYSVPNYNKITNIKYQYRLLGKSKQWSIPTDSNSVLFENVSYGSYTFKVRAIVGGEVSVNEAAFSFIIERPWYLSNTLITLYVILSLLAFYLVHIASKRYYKKQREELLEKAQKDSELKELESSQQIIKLNNDKLRSDIESKNRELATSTMNIIKKNDFLNTIKLELINGGDKSITSVVKIIDKNLNNTDDWKMFQEAFNNADKNFLKKVKDKHPGLTPNDLRLCAYLRLNLSSKEIAPLLNISPRSVEVKRYRLRKKMDLPHDSNLTNYILEI; from the coding sequence ATGTATAGAATTATTTTTTTATTTCTTTTAATTTCTTTTTCAAGTATTGCTCAAGAATTACCGCCAATTAAGACCTATACAGCTAAAGATTATAAAGCTGAAAACCAAAACTGGGCAATATCACAATCTGAAAATAAATTTATTTATGTAGCCAATAATAAAGGTTTATTAGAATTTAATGGTGCAATTTGGCAGTTATATCCTACGCCAAATGAAACCATAATGAGGTCTGTTAAGGTTTTGGGTGATAAAATCTACACTGGTTTTTACATGGATTTTGGTTTTTGGAAAAAAAACGATTATGGAGAATTGGTGTTTAATTCTATTGTAAAGAAGCAGCATATCCAAATGCTAGAAGATGAGCAGATTTGGAGTATCTTAGAAATTGATGGTTGGGTACTTTTTAAATCTTTAGAAAGGATTTATCTCTACAATTTAGAAACAAATGAAGTTAAGATTATAAATTCAGAATTTAGACTTTATATTTTATCAAAAGTAAATGATGTTATTTATTTTCAAGAAGGTAATAAAGGTGTTTTTAAAATTGAAAATGGTGTTCCGAAGTTAGTTTCTGATCATCAAATTTTAAAAGAAAATATTATAGTAGAAATCTTTAAAAAAGAAGGTAAATTACTATTTCTTACTCAAAAATCAGGGTTCTTCTATTTAGAAGGAAATGAACTCTCAAAATGGGAAACTCCATCTGAATCAATTCTTAAAAATGTAACAGTTTATAGCGCAAAATTGTTAAAAAATAATGATTATGCCTTAGGTACAATTTCTGATGGTTTTATATATTTAAATAGTGATGGTGCTGTTAATTACCAAATAACACAAGGATCGGGTTTAAATAATAATACGTTGCTATCTGTTTTTGAGGATAATGATAGTAATATTTGGTTAGGTTTAGATAATGGAATTAACTGTATTAATAGTAATTCTCCTTTCAGAATTTATAATAAGAAAAGTGATTTTATTGGTACTGTTTATTCGTCAATAGTCTTTGAGGGTAATTTATACTTAGGTACAAATCAAGGTTTGTTTTACCGAAATAATGAATCTAAAGACAGTTTTAAACTTATTGAAAATACACAAGGACAAGTTTGGAGTTTAGATATTATTGATAATTCACTTTTTTGTGGACATGATTCAGGTACTTTTTTGATTGATAAAAATAAATCAAAACTAATTTTTAATAAGCAAGGTACTTGGAGGTTAAAACAAATTGATGAAAATAAGATTATTCAAGGTTGTTATGATGGATTGTATATCCTTGAAAAAAAGAATAATACTTGGAGATTAAGAAATAAAATAGCTGGTTTTAATAATTCTAGTAAGTATTTTGTTAATTATGATTCAAATAAATTTTTTGTAAATCATGAATATAAAGGGGTTTTTAAGTTAACCTTAGATCAAGATTATAGAAAAGTTGTGGCTATTAGTAAAGAGGAGTCTCTTGCTAAAGGGCTTCATTCCTGTTTAATTTCTTATCAAGATAAAATTTTATATTCAAGTAAGAGAGGTGTTTTCTTATATGATAAAAAAAAGGATGTTTTTATAAGAGACAATATATATAGTCAATTGATTTCTGAAGACAACTTTATTTCTGGTGAATTGGCTTTTAATAAATCAAATAATATGCTTTGGTCTTTTTCAAAGGAAGATATTAAATATTTAATACCAGGAAAATTAAGTGATAAGCCAACAATAAAAAGTATACCAGTTTCAGCTTCTATGCCCAGAGCAACGTATGGTTATGAAAATATTATTCATATTGAAAATGAAAAATATCTTATAGGGACTTCTAATGGGTATGTTTTAGTTAACTTAAACAACTTAAATGGTCCAGGAGGTTTTAATGTAGAAATTAATAATGTAAATAACTTTATTTTTGATAACCCCAAAACGAAAGTGAACTTGTCTTTAAAGAAGAAATTTTCATCTAATGAAAATAACTTTCAATTCTTTTATAGTGTTCCAAATTATAATAAAATAACAAACATAAAGTACCAGTATCGTTTATTAGGTAAAAGTAAACAGTGGAGTATTCCTACAGATTCTAATTCAGTTTTATTTGAAAACGTTTCTTATGGTAGTTATACTTTTAAAGTTAGAGCTATTGTTGGGGGAGAAGTAAGTGTAAATGAAGCTGCTTTTAGTTTTATAATAGAAAGACCTTGGTATCTATCGAATACATTAATAACGCTTTATGTCATATTATCATTATTAGCGTTTTATTTAGTACACATTGCATCAAAAAGATATTATAAAAAGCAAAGAGAAGAATTACTCGAAAAAGCCCAAAAAGATTCAGAATTAAAAGAATTAGAAAGCTCACAGCAGATTATAAAACTAAATAACGATAAGTTAAGGAGTGATATAGAAAGTAAGAATAGAGAACTAGCAACCTCTACGATGAATATTATAAAGAAAAATGATTTCTTAAATACGATAAAATTAGAACTAATTAACGGTGGAGATAAAAGTATAACATCTGTAGTTAAGATTATTGATAAGAACTTAAACAATACAGATGACTGGAAAATGTTTCAAGAGGCATTTAACAATGCTGACAAGAACTTTCTTAAGAAAGTAAAAGATAAGCACCCAGGGTTAACACCAAACGATTTAAGGCTCTGTGCATACCTAAGGTTAAATTTATCTTCAAAAGAAATAGCTCCTTTACTTAATATATCTCCAAGAAGTGTAGAGGTAAAAAGGTACAGATTAAGAAAAAAGATGGACTTGCCTCATGATTCTAACTTAACAAATTACATCTTAGAAATATAA
- a CDS encoding glycoside hydrolase family 97 protein, with protein MKIRFFLIVICASLSSCWAEPETVLVSPDEAISLEFSLDEKGKPFYTVLFKDKSIIKKSSLGFDFEKSKSFVDNFEVIKSSTKAFNETWQMPWGEQLDVVNYYNELRVELQEKSDLKRKLNIVFKVYNDGVGFRYEFPKQDNFKEAFITEENTQFNLTEDYKTFWIPGDWDIYEHLYSTTMLSEIDAKNYKVNSALAQTSIPENAVNTPVTLVSKDGIHLSFHEAALVDYSGMTLKVDPKNLSFKSSLVGSRNTTYKVKRTLPFNTPWRTIQITENAPDLIESNLIVNLNEPNKLGDVSWFKPMKYTGVWWEMHLGKSSWDYGMEMVDGKWTDTGKAHGKHGATTENVKRFIDFSAKNNIGGVLVEGWNTGWERWIGFEDREGVFDFVTPYPDYNFDEISKYAKSKGVEIIMHHETSAATKTYEKQQDAAYALMQKYGMHAVKSGYVGKILPKGEYHHGQYMVNQYNNAAIKAAKYQVAVNAHEPIKATGLRRTYPNIISREGLRGQEFNAWSGDGGNPPEHLPIVAFTRMLAGPIDFTPGIFNIKFDAYKKENQVNTTLAHQLALYVVIYSPVQMAADLVEHYEANPKPLQFIKDVGVDWSKTKVLGGEVGEFVTIARKERTTGNWFLGSITDENSREIEVDFSFLDADQLYEAKIYKDGKNAHWDKNPLDIEFQTIELQNTSKLNFHLAEGGGIAISIKQKS; from the coding sequence ATGAAAATCAGATTTTTTTTGATTGTTATTTGTGCAAGTTTATCATCTTGTTGGGCTGAACCAGAAACAGTTTTGGTTTCTCCGGATGAAGCAATTTCTCTAGAGTTTTCTTTAGATGAAAAAGGAAAACCTTTTTATACCGTTTTATTTAAAGATAAATCGATTATAAAAAAATCGTCTTTAGGTTTTGATTTTGAAAAGAGTAAGTCATTTGTTGATAATTTTGAAGTCATTAAATCGTCAACAAAAGCATTTAATGAAACCTGGCAAATGCCTTGGGGAGAACAGTTAGATGTTGTTAATTATTACAATGAATTACGAGTTGAGCTTCAAGAAAAATCAGACTTAAAAAGAAAGTTAAACATTGTTTTTAAAGTCTATAATGATGGAGTTGGTTTTAGATATGAATTTCCAAAACAAGACAATTTTAAAGAAGCTTTCATAACAGAAGAGAATACACAATTCAATTTAACAGAAGACTATAAAACCTTCTGGATTCCTGGAGATTGGGATATTTATGAGCATTTGTATAGTACAACAATGTTATCAGAAATTGACGCAAAAAATTATAAAGTAAATAGTGCCTTAGCGCAGACAAGTATTCCAGAAAACGCTGTTAATACACCTGTAACTTTAGTTAGTAAAGATGGTATTCATTTAAGTTTTCATGAAGCGGCTTTGGTAGATTATTCTGGGATGACTTTAAAAGTAGATCCTAAAAATCTATCTTTTAAAAGTAGTTTAGTTGGTTCTAGAAATACAACTTATAAAGTAAAAAGAACTTTGCCTTTTAATACTCCTTGGAGAACGATTCAGATTACAGAAAATGCGCCCGATTTAATTGAATCGAACTTAATTGTAAATTTAAACGAGCCTAATAAATTAGGAGATGTTTCTTGGTTTAAGCCAATGAAATATACAGGTGTTTGGTGGGAAATGCATTTAGGGAAATCTTCTTGGGATTATGGTATGGAAATGGTTGATGGAAAATGGACAGATACAGGTAAAGCACATGGAAAACATGGAGCAACAACAGAAAATGTAAAACGTTTTATTGATTTTTCTGCAAAAAATAATATTGGAGGTGTTTTAGTAGAAGGTTGGAATACTGGTTGGGAACGTTGGATTGGTTTTGAAGATAGAGAAGGAGTTTTCGATTTTGTTACACCTTATCCAGATTATAATTTTGATGAAATTTCTAAATATGCAAAATCTAAAGGTGTAGAAATTATTATGCATCATGAAACTTCTGCAGCAACAAAAACATATGAAAAGCAACAAGACGCTGCATACGCTTTAATGCAGAAATATGGAATGCATGCAGTGAAATCTGGTTATGTTGGTAAGATTTTACCAAAAGGCGAATACCATCATGGACAATATATGGTAAATCAATATAACAATGCAGCTATAAAAGCGGCAAAATATCAAGTTGCTGTAAATGCACATGAACCTATAAAAGCAACTGGTTTAAGAAGAACATATCCTAATATTATTTCTAGAGAAGGTTTACGTGGACAAGAGTTTAATGCTTGGTCTGGAGATGGAGGGAACCCGCCAGAGCACCTGCCAATTGTAGCTTTTACACGAATGTTAGCAGGACCTATAGATTTTACTCCAGGAATCTTTAATATTAAATTTGATGCGTATAAAAAGGAGAATCAAGTAAATACAACTTTGGCGCATCAACTTGCTTTATACGTCGTTATTTATAGTCCTGTTCAAATGGCTGCAGATTTAGTAGAACATTATGAAGCAAACCCAAAACCGTTACAATTTATTAAAGATGTTGGTGTAGATTGGTCTAAAACAAAAGTTTTAGGAGGAGAAGTTGGCGAGTTTGTTACAATCGCAAGAAAAGAACGTACAACTGGTAATTGGTTTTTAGGGAGTATTACAGATGAAAACTCAAGAGAAATAGAAGTCGATTTTAGCTTTTTAGATGCTGATCAATTGTATGAAGCTAAGATTTATAAAGATGGGAAAAATGCTCATTGGGATAAAAATCCATTAGATATTGAGTTTCAAACTATAGAATTACAAAACACTTCTAAACTAAATTTTCATTTAGCTGAAGGAGGAGGAATTGCTATTAGTATTAAGCAAAAGAGTTAG
- a CDS encoding alpha-amylase family glycosyl hydrolase codes for MKNIIFIISLIALISCKETTSTKKIAKMETKEFVWEGANIYFLLTDRFNNGDTSNDINFDRTKETGKLRGFEGGDIKGITQKIKEGYFTKLGINAIWMTPIVEQIHGGVDEGTGLSYGFHGYWTRDWSKIDPNFGTKEDLKELVTIAHKNGIRVLLDAVINHTGPVTSKDPVWPSDWVRTGPQCSYNNYENTVSCTLVKNLPDIKTESDESVALPKELIAKWKAEGRYKQEVQELEEFFARTGHPRAPRFYIMKWLTDYITEFGIDGYRVDTVKHTEEFVWQEFKQECDYAFAEYKKNNRDKVLDNNNFYLVGEVYNYAISDGKAFNFGNKKVNYFDKAFNSLINFEIKWNAKQMSEKDVFHKYDTILQNGLKGYGVLNYMTSHDDGQPFDKERKLPYKTATMLLLTPGTSQVYYGDESSRNLTIKGTVGDATLRSFMNWDDINNNEETKNILNYWQKLGQFRANHMAVGAGKHELISEENGLVFSRVRNNDKVVIGLNLPKGNKEITVSSIFENGEKVNDFYSNQTLEVKDGKVRFSSKDTVVLLEKK; via the coding sequence ATGAAAAATATCATTTTTATTATCAGTTTAATAGCATTAATTAGCTGTAAAGAAACTACATCAACAAAAAAAATAGCTAAAATGGAAACAAAAGAGTTTGTCTGGGAAGGAGCAAACATTTATTTCTTGTTAACAGACCGTTTTAATAATGGAGACACAAGCAATGATATTAATTTTGATAGAACTAAAGAAACTGGAAAACTTCGTGGTTTTGAAGGTGGAGATATAAAAGGTATTACCCAAAAAATTAAAGAAGGTTATTTTACAAAACTAGGAATTAATGCCATTTGGATGACGCCAATTGTAGAGCAGATTCATGGTGGAGTAGACGAAGGAACTGGTTTATCTTATGGTTTTCATGGGTATTGGACTAGAGATTGGTCTAAAATCGATCCAAATTTTGGAACAAAAGAAGACTTAAAAGAATTGGTTACAATTGCTCATAAAAACGGAATTAGAGTTTTGTTAGATGCTGTAATTAATCACACGGGTCCTGTAACAAGTAAAGATCCTGTTTGGCCAAGTGATTGGGTAAGAACTGGCCCACAATGTTCTTACAATAATTACGAAAACACCGTAAGCTGTACGTTGGTTAAAAATTTACCAGATATTAAAACAGAAAGTGATGAAAGTGTAGCGTTACCAAAAGAATTAATTGCAAAATGGAAAGCTGAAGGACGTTATAAACAAGAAGTTCAAGAGTTAGAAGAATTCTTTGCAAGAACTGGTCACCCTAGAGCGCCACGTTTCTATATAATGAAATGGTTAACAGATTATATTACAGAATTTGGTATTGATGGTTACAGAGTAGATACAGTAAAACATACAGAAGAATTTGTGTGGCAAGAATTTAAACAAGAATGTGATTATGCTTTTGCAGAATACAAAAAAAATAACAGAGACAAAGTATTAGATAATAATAACTTTTATTTGGTTGGTGAAGTGTATAATTATGCCATTTCTGATGGAAAAGCATTTAATTTTGGAAACAAAAAGGTTAATTATTTTGACAAAGCATTTAATAGTTTAATCAATTTTGAAATTAAATGGAATGCGAAACAAATGTCTGAAAAAGATGTATTTCATAAATATGATACAATTCTTCAAAACGGTTTAAAAGGGTATGGTGTATTAAATTATATGACTTCACATGATGATGGTCAACCGTTTGATAAAGAAAGAAAATTACCATACAAAACAGCAACAATGTTATTGTTAACTCCTGGAACTTCACAAGTTTATTATGGCGATGAATCTTCAAGAAATTTAACGATAAAAGGTACAGTTGGAGATGCAACTTTACGTTCTTTTATGAATTGGGATGATATTAACAATAATGAAGAAACAAAGAATATTCTAAATTATTGGCAAAAATTGGGTCAATTTAGAGCAAATCATATGGCTGTTGGAGCAGGAAAACATGAATTAATTTCTGAAGAAAATGGATTGGTTTTTTCTAGAGTTCGGAATAATGATAAAGTTGTAATCGGACTTAATTTGCCAAAAGGGAATAAAGAAATTACTGTTTCTTCAATCTTTGAGAATGGCGAAAAAGTAAATGATTTTTATTCTAATCAAACTTTAGAAGTTAAAGACGGTAAAGTTCGTTTTTCATCAAAAGATACGGTTGTTTTATTAGAAAAGAAATAA